The Methanococcus voltae genomic sequence TGTACAATATGCTTAAAAAGTCTATAAATGAATTTCTAAGTTTTTCAACTTCTAAATCTTGTTTTTTTAAATATTTTTCCGGTTCTTCTTCGGATTTGAAAGCGTTTTCAAATTCTTCATTTATTTTAAATCCTTTCATTTTTTAGCCTCTTTTAATTCTTTACTTTTAAAATTATATTCTAAGCCGTAATAATCTAACAATGATAAAATACTACGACCTAAGGCGGTATTTTTCATAAAACACTCAAAAGAAGGCGGTTTTTCTACCTTCATTTTTTAACCCCTGTAGTTTTCAAAGTCACAAAATGCGTATGTTCCGTATTCCATTGTTGCTAAATTTGGCATATCTGGCTTATAGTCACCATAATTTACAATTTTTAATATATCCATATCCACAACTTGGTTATTTTCAACCAATACGCTAATATCTGCGGTTATTCCGTCTTCAAATTCATAATTATAAATAACGTGGTGTCCGTTAGGTATTTTAATCATTTTTTAACCTCTTTTATTAATTTTATAAATTTTAAATCCTTTACATACTGTTTACGTAAATAGTATTTTAAAGCCTCTTTAAGACTTTTAAACCTGTTAGGATTAGTTTTAAGCGTATGAACGATTGGTACATCGATATTATCCTTTTTACCTAAATATTCTTTTAAATATTCTGCTGGTGTTTTGTCATTTATTGTACAATTTGCGGTTATTTTCATTTTTTAACCTCTTTTTTTAAATTTGCATAAATAAAGCTTAACATAGCAAATAATACTATAATTTTATGGTCTTGAATTTTAAGCTTACAACCGTGATTATTACTCATTTTTTAACCTCTTTTTATAAATCTTTCATATTTGGGACTATTTCGCTTAATGTTAACTTTTTTGAACTTCTTTTTAATTTCGTTGTTTTCAAGTTCTACGACCTGAATTAGAACGGATTTTCCTATAAAACCCTTGGGAACTGCTACACCTCCGCTATTTCCCCATTTTTTAACGGTTTTTTTAATTTTACTAACTTGTATGTTATCACCTTTTAATTAACTAACATAAATGTGTGTTAAAAATTTTACTACACCTTATGTATGTTTAAACATTTTAGAAATAGTATTATAAATAAGTATCTTTTTTGTGTGTTATCCAAAATTTATATAGGATAAATTAATAATACCACAAAAATTATTGTACTAATATTTATGTTAATAAAAAGATAAGGTATAATATATAGAATAGGTGAAAATATGGAGCTATCACGGTTATTATTTAAAACAAATGTTAAGGAAATTTTATGTTTATTAAATCAAGAGGGAGAACTTTATTTTTCCGAAATATCCGATAGATTATTTATACAACATGGGAGTTTAAGCAGACTTTTAAAGCTCCTATATGATGCTAAATTAATTGATAAAAGAAAAGATGAGGAAGACGAGCGGATACTCCCAAAAATGTATTATAGCATAACTCCTTTAGGTGTGCGAATACTGGAAGTATACGAGGTTTTAAATTCAATAGAAAATGAAATGAAAAGAAAAAATAAACGTAAAAATTCTAAGGAACCTCAACCAAATAATAAAAATAAAAATTCAAACAATAACATTAATATTACTAATTCTAAAAATGAAAATGTAGAAAATAATTTAACATTTCAATAATTATTATAATTATAATTTTTATAATTATATTAAATTAAATTCTAAAAAAAAAGATAAATAAATTTTAAATTAATATTATTTTTACCTTCAGTATTTACCTTCAGTATTTACCTTCAGTATTTACCTTCAGTATTTACCTTCAGTATTTACCTTCAGTATTTACCTTCAGCAAAATTTACTAAAAAAAAGATAAATAAATTATATTAATTTTGTTTGTTTTGTTTTCTTAACTTTTTTAGTACTCTTTTTAGGTTTAGTACTCTTTTTACTCTCTGTTTTAGCTTTCTTTTTATCATTGAATACATATTTAACTATTTTTATCATTCTTGAACCTCTTCCGCCGGTTCTGGTACATAGTCCGTTATAGTCCCGTCTTCATTTAATTTTTGATATTTTTCAAGTTCATAATTATAATATATCATTCTACCACATCCACAAAGCTCACTATATCCGTATTAGCAGTTATTGCCGTGCCTATCTCTTTTCTAAACGTTCCGATGGCATAAACGCTAATGTTATGACCCACTAAATAATTTATTGTTTTTGCCGAGTTTTCCGTAAGGTCTGTTTTAATCCAATTTGAAGTATCCCATTTAATTAAATCCCTTGCCCCATCGTAATTAAACGTAGCTGTATAATTTCCCTGCTCTAATATAATATATAAACCCGCTGTGGGTGCTGTATTCGTATAAACTTGTGTACCGTCTTTATATATTGTTATAGTGCCCCCTTGACTGTTTAAATATATTAAATTAATAGTATCTTGTGTTAATGTACTAATATCTGTAATGGTTCCATCGTATGGTAAACTTAATGTACTCGTTTGTGTAGTCTTAGAGCCACTATAAACAGAACCGGAACCCCTTAAACATAATATGTCGGTAGGGTATGCTCCATCTTGTGCAATAAATGAAATTTCATTAAGTGTTATTTCTTCACAAGATACACGTTTATATTTATTTATAATCATTTTAACCCCTCCACTATTCCTATTATTTTAGTTGTTATACCGTTATTTTCTTCTAAAATTGTTAATTTATCGTTTATTGTCGCTATTTCTGTATTAATTGTATTAAGTGCGTCGGGGTCTCCTGTCGACGCTTCCAATGTTGTAATTTTTGTATTAAGTGTTTCAATGTTATTATTAATATTGTTTAGTTCGGTGTTTAACGTGTTTATTTCCTCACTTGTTGGGATAGTTATAAACCCGTCGCTAAAAGTTAGTTTTAACATATCTTAAACCCCCTTATATGCTCTCTAATGTAGGTATTTTACTTAATATATTTTGTTGAGTTTCTGCAATATTATTTAATAAAGTAACAATATTGTTAAGTACATTTATTACGTCCGTGTTATCTACCGTTATGCTTGCTAAATCTGCGGTAAATTGTTTCTCATTAATTGCTGTTTTTATTTCGCTTAAATTAGTTAATACATTGAATGTATTACTTGCGTTAGCTGTTTTTAAATCATTTACTTTATCAATCAAAGAACTATCATATACATTAAGCTTACCGGCGTACATAGTAAATGGTTTATACGTTGAACCCTCCAATCCTTGCACTTTAATAACCGAAAGGTCGCCAAGTTCTGGAACTTCCATAATAGTAGGGCTTAAACTCATTCTATCATTTACGGAGCTGGTTGGCATTTGGTCGCTTGCTAATTCACGTTTTAAGTTTATCCAATCTCGATAATTTATGTTCATTAAAATGAATTCCGTAAACTCTGCGTAAATAGCCGGACTTTCTTTATACTGATATTGCTTATTATTTAAATAGTCCCGTACTCTTGCCGTTTCTTTTGCTGGGCAATATATAAAACATCCCTCTACGTTATCCAAAGGGTTAATATTGCTTAAATCACTCGTTGAGCCTGTTAACATCTTTTAACACCTCATTTATTTTTAGTAAGTATTAATTCTAAATTGTGCATTATTCGAGATTCCATAATTTGCAAATCTTCTTTTAAAGTCTTTTTATTATCTTCGTTATTTTTCTGTAATTCTTTTCTAATCTCTTTTATCTCGTGTCTAATATCTTTTATATCTTCTTTAATTTCTTTATCCTCATTTTTAAGACTATCAATGTCTTTTTTAACAAATATGAAGTCATAAACGTTAGATACTATAAGCATAAAATTAGATATTATAGTTTTATTAATATTGTACATATTCCCACCGTGTTTTATTTGTTTTAAAAAAATAAGTAAAAAATAAATTATTTTATTTTGATTTCTTTTTCTTGTTATTAGTGAAGTAGTAGACCCCACCCACCAACAACAAGAGACCCGCCCCGTACATTATGTATTTTTTTGTTGGGTCTTCTTGTGGTTCTACTTGGGGTATTGTTGAGTCTTGGGGTTGGTATGGGTCGTATCCATAACCACCGCCCCCACCCCCTGAACCTCCATAATCGGAACTATCAGAACCGCCACCCGTTAACCATTCCCAAGGGTTCGGCTGTTCGGGTTGTGTCGGTGTCGTGTTTCCCCCGCCACTCCAAGGATTAAGCCAATCAGGTACTTTAAATAATTCTTCATATAATTTTTGATTCGCTCCTTCAAAAATATTATTGGGCGTAGGTGGTTTTGTAACGTTTCGCTCGTTTGCTGTCATTCCGTCGCTATTTGACACTTTTGAGCCATTCATTAAAGTATTTGCAAGACCTAACGCACTACTTCCCGCCATCGCTACTGGGGAGACATACGGAAGTACAGACATAGCAGTTTTTACCCCTGTGTCAATTAAAGAACCTGCCGTATTTGCAATAGCTCCCGCATTTTTAGTAAGCATTGCTACCGGCGAAACATAAGATAAAGCCCCAATAGCATTGCCTAACCAGTCATTTGATTGAGCTTGTTTTGTGGTTGTAGATACTGAACCATCAGCATTTAATACAGCCATAGGCGCATATGCACTAATATTTTGCTTAGAAGTATTTGTATTTATATTGTACAATTTATCTAAATTATTGTTAGATTTTTTATTAGTATCTACATTGAAAAATACGTCTAATTTAGAACTTCCGGAAGAGCTTGACGACTTTGTAGGGTTCGGGTTGGTATAACTTCCTGATGTGCTGTTTTTCCAACCTGTTTTACTACTTGCGGACGTTGTAGGGTCATAGCCTAATTTACCACCTGACGCCCACGTTTTTTTATCATTAAGGGTTTTAAAACTTAAATTATTACTTGAGGAACTTGTTTTATTACTTGTTTTATTTTTACTTTTAGAATTTCCAGAGCTTGAAGAAGAGGAAGAGCCGGAAGAAGTCTTTTTATCTTTTGAACTTGACGAGCTTTTTATACTACCGCTTGTACATCTGCCAAAACTTGGCGGAACATATCCCATTTTTATCCTCTCCTTTTAATAATAATTAAAATTACAAATAAAAGCACCAAAGCCCCGAATAGTAATAATAAATTCTTATTTTGTTGTTTTTTCTGATATTCTAAAAGTTGTTTTCGTGTTTCTTCCTGTTGTTTTTTCTGGTCTTCGTTTCCGAGCCATTGCAAGCCTAAACCGCCCGCAGTTCCACCCACCGCAGTAAGTGCCATAATCAATGGGAGAATGGGAAGTGGCATATTATCCCCTCCTTAATAAGTACATAACCACCGCTACGATTACCAAAATGATAATAATACCCATTGGGTTAATATTGCCCTCTTGGTCAATTGGATTAACTGCTTCGGTCATTTGACTATACAAACTTTGACCCGCAATAGTACCAACAGCACCGCCCCCAACTAAAGCCCCATTTCTTATTAAATTTGGATTACGTGCGATAATTCTCGAACCTTGATTGATGGCGTTTCCAAGTTGTTTGCTTAATAAAGAGATACTAAACATAATATCACCTTTAATCGTTTGTAGCTTCGGCGGTTAACTTTTCAGACTCTAACACTTGTTTAGCTTTTGGAGTAGCCATATGCTCAATTCTAATAACTCTTAATTTGCCGTTTGTTTTGTTATGTGTCGCTATTTGGAATTGGTCCTTAGTATAAAGATATTCCTTAAATCCTAACGATTGGTTAGTTATTTCGCTCTCCATATCAATTATTACAACACCCAAAAGTGGTTTTATATCATGTTCCACTGCGTCAAGATATTTCATAGTTAGGTAATCTTGTTTATAATATTCAATAGAGTTGACTGTATCCCTGACGGCTATTTCTGAGTTAATACCGTCGCTTCTTGCCCCTGTTGTATCTACAAAGGTACAGATTAATTTATCTAATATGTTACCAATTGGAAAAGCTTGTGTATCGTCTAAATTTGTATTTTCTGATAAATTAGACGTGAAAACCGTCACTTTTGGTTCTACATAAACATCTAAACCAGTACCATATTTAAAATAATAATCGTTCATCGTTTCGAATTTATCTTTATCCAATGTAACAGTTATTTCAATATCTGAAACCGTGACCCCGTCAATAGCTCCCAAATCATAATCAACATTTAACTCCAAAGCTTGTTTTTTAAATGCTAAGATATCCCCACAATCTAAAAGTAATAGAGTTTCGAACGTTGTTTCAGTTGTACCGATTGTAAATGTATCATCAAGCGAAACCGTACCATTTACGCTTAAATTTTTACCCCTATTCATATAGTGGTTGATTTTTAAAATGTCGTTCATTCCTACCGCATAATGTGAAATAGCGTTATCACTTAATACGTTAAATTGGGAAAATATTTTACCGATTTCTTCGATTTTAACCGTTTTATTAGCCGTAGCTTTTAACTTACATCTTACTAATAATACTATTTTATCGATAACGTGTTCAGTTGGCAAATCAATTTTTTTAAGTTCTTTCGTTAACTTTTGCCCCATGACCTGCTTACCAGACGTTATGTTTAATAATTTTTTTACAGTTTTTTTATCCATGTTTCCACCTAAAAAATTTAAAATTTAAATTTAAAAATTTACAATTTACCCGCAAGAACTTTATTATATACAATTAATGCTAATACCATTCCTACGAATACAGCTATTATTAAGTCTTTGTTCATGTTTCCACCGTGTTTTATTGTGTTTTAGTTTTCAGTTACGTAACTAAGATAGTATTATGAAAGTAAAAGAATATAAACCGGAATTACAGCTTTTTAAATTTAAAAATAAAAAATAATTTAATAAAAATATAAAATTAAAATAATTTAAAATAAAAAAATAGATTAGTCATATAATTTATATAAAATTCCGTCCTTTAAAACGGTGGTAACGTATTTATTTTTAGAGTCTTTTATTAAGTCTGATACGTGTTTATTTAGTTGGTTATAAACTTTATAGTCGTTTTCCCAACCTTGTTTTTTAAGTACATGAATTGTACAAGAGGATAATATAGTTTTTGAGATTAAAGAAGCCCTTTGACCTGCTACAATTATTTTAATACCTCTTTTACGCCCTCGAATAAAAAGGCGTTCTAAACTTGGGTTTAAACTCTTTTCTCTTCCACCTTGGCTATTTATTTCATCAATAACAAATATTATATTTTTAAGATTTTTAAACACAAAATCATAAATCATATTTTGTTTTTCTTTCTCTTCGGAACCTTGCACCCTTAAAACATTATGCCGTTTAAAGTCTTCTTTTAGGTTTTTAAGGTTAGTTCTTTTAATTCCTGTAAAATCTCCCTCTATATCCATTACTAAACATTTTACATTGAGTTTATCAAATTTTTTTAATTGTTGTTTTAAGTAGTAAGTTTTACCGGTTCCGGTTCTTCCGATAACTGCGGTATGTGATACCATTATTTAATCGCCACTATGTTAATAGATTTAGAAGTTTTTAAAAGCTGTTTAATAAAATTAATAATATCTCCAATATTGCCCGCTCCTGTAAATTTAGAAAATACCCCCATTGACTCAAACATATTAACAACAGAGTCGCCAACCTCCATAAAGTCCTTAACTTCTTCTTCTGCAAACTGTTTTTTAACTTCTTTCGTTCCTTTTTCTTCGTCATACTCAATGTATACTATTTTGCTCATAGTCGCACCCCTTATATGCTTGTAATTGTTCTTTTAATGATAAATTTTTATTATTTGGTTCCGGTTCTACTGTTGGAACTTCCAAGACCTGTGGAACTGGTTCCGGTTCTTTAATTTCATTTTGGATTTTAGTTTCTATATTAGTCATAAATGTTATTAAATCCATTAAAAAAACTATTTCTTGAAGATTTGAAGCCATTCCATTTATTAGTTTTGAACGTTGGCTATATTTATCAATTAATAGTTTTAACTTTTCAGCTATTCGCTCCAATATTTTTTTATTTTCGTTTTCTATCTCTTGAGCCAATTTATTTGCTTTTTCTAAGCTTTTTAAACGATAATAGATATAAACCGTTAGTACATACGATAATAAAACCATCACGCTATCTAATTCTATGTTTATATTAGGTAATTCGTTAAATTCTTCTATTTCTTCCGGTTCTT encodes the following:
- a CDS encoding ATP-binding protein, whose translation is MVSHTAVIGRTGTGKTYYLKQQLKKFDKLNVKCLVMDIEGDFTGIKRTNLKNLKEDFKRHNVLRVQGSEEKEKQNMIYDFVFKNLKNIIFVIDEINSQGGREKSLNPSLERLFIRGRKRGIKIIVAGQRASLISKTILSSCTIHVLKKQGWENDYKVYNQLNKHVSDLIKDSKNKYVTTVLKDGILYKLYD
- a CDS encoding DUF2080 family transposase-associated protein is translated as MQVSKIKKTVKKWGNSGGVAVPKGFIGKSVLIQVVELENNEIKKKFKKVNIKRNSPKYERFIKRG
- a CDS encoding MarR family winged helix-turn-helix transcriptional regulator, which produces MELSRLLFKTNVKEILCLLNQEGELYFSEISDRLFIQHGSLSRLLKLLYDAKLIDKRKDEEDERILPKMYYSITPLGVRILEVYEVLNSIENEMKRKNKRKNSKEPQPNNKNKNSNNNINITNSKNENVENNLTFQ